TACCCTTTGTTAGTCATTCACATGCACAGCACGTGACATTTCCGTCCACTAAAACTAACACTGTCTAATGATCAAAGTAGAATGTTGTAATTTAAGAAGTATGATGTGCAATTTGTTCGATTTTAAACCTAAAGgggcaatgtgcaaaacacaAAATAGATTGATGGGGAAAAGTGTATTAAATCTAAAAGAATAATTTacctttatttctaaaaataataattttaatatagtaactaaataaataaatatataataacttatataataacaaaatatacaaTTCTAAATATAGgaagtaaatatattaataactcTTAATACtcatatgttatatatatatatatatatatatatatatatatatatatatatatatatatatatattgttggttaaaaataaagtgtaagaagagttacacttttaatgtgtgaattaaacacatgattaagttttggaatgttacaaaacttgaaaggttaaggaagacaatgagtcttctcatctttgtaactttataaaacttaagaggttaagtgtaagagagttacacatttgagattaaatcatgtttaatgtgtgaattaaacatatgatttaattttttgaatcttaCAAAGATGaggagattgaggaagacaatgggtttttctcatccttgtaaccatttttcaaccctaagagtgctttatatgacttttcttctttttgaaatctcatacagaaaagtgaaaaggcttgatcaatcccaagactatttccattagttcccaaaagatttctagaagagggaggaaatagagtctttggacaaagttccaagaacttgtttgaacctttcttgtgttctttttcttcttgttcttattttgtaactttgagagttttattgtatcaaagtgagtgtttgagagtgtttcttttctccattgtatccataTTTTCCAAACATCATCTCCTTCCATTATTATTGTAACCATTGAGGCTGATCTTTTTCTCATTTGGGTCATTCCATTCAATCTTCTTGTACTCAAAACCCTTAGCAAACCATAAGAAAAAACACAGATTCAAGGCACTCAACCCTGCCAGCATCCAGTAGAAGTAATAAAGGTGTGCCCTGTTAAGATTATCCACCAACCATTGATGACCCGTCCTTGAGCTGATAGCCTGCACAATAGATATAACAGCACTGCTCAGAAAGCTCCCTACACCCACTGTACTAATGTACGCGGCTGCCCCCATGCTTCTCATCCCTTCTGGAACTTGGTCATAGAACAATTCTTGCATTCCAACAACGGTGAACACCAAGGACGTTCCACATGAGATGTATTGTGGGAGTAACCACCAGACCCTCATTGGAACAGTTGATTTGGGTGAATCAATGAGCCCATGTTGTCTAGCAACCCTGACCCTTTTTGCTTCCATCACTCCAGCTATAATCATAGTGAATATCAATATGAAGTGACCAATGCCCATTCTCTGTAGTATTGTTATCCCAGAAGGGCGTCCTGTTATCTTTCTCGTAACTGGTACTAGAATTCTGTCGTAGATTACAGTAAAAATGACAATGGTGATGCCATTGATGGCTTGAAGTGATGCGGCGGGTATTTGGAAGCGGGATCCATTAATTGATCTGATCATGGTGCTGCCTTGCTTGGTGAAGTAGGTGCTGAGCTGCGCAAACACAATGGTAAACATCAAGCTGGTCAGCCATATGGGGACTAAACGGAGAAGAAGCTTCACTTCTTCGACTTGATTCACGGGACACAGTCTCCAATGGTTCCTGGTTTTGCTGGATGCATCTATGTTATCCACTATCATCGCCTTATCTAAAATTCTGCCATTATCAACTTCAATAAGGATATTAACATAGAATATATGGAAGTcccaaaaatggaaaagaaagcgGCAAATACCTGAACTGAGTCGTCCGAGCCAAAGTTTTGAACCCACTTCGCCCATTGCCATGGCCTCCAACCCTCCAATCTTCAGAACAAACCCTGGAGTCACTGTGCGTCGCATCCACTCGTCTCTTCCGCACTGATGCGACCAACACCTGCGCCACCTGAACAAACGGGCTGCCGAGTGGCTCCTGGCGCCGGTATGTCGGGATACCCATCAAAAACAGCCCCAGAGCGGCAGCCACTGCGGCCGCCAGGATTGCGTATGCCGTGCCCCAGCTGATGGAGTCTTGAACGTAGACTACAAAGAGCAACGAGACGGAGGCGCCGGAGACGATGCCGGAGTACCACCAGTTGAAGAATGAGCTCTTGGCGGCCTTCTCCTGTGGCACGTCATCGTTGAACTGGTCGGCGGCGAAGGCCTGGACGCATGGCTTGTGGCCGCCCTCTCCGATGGATATAATGTAAAGTGCTAGGAAGAAGATTGATTGATGGTGGCGCAGGGAAGCCACTGATACTGATAGCGTTAGCAGAAGCACTCCCTGTTCATTTACAACCAATTTACACACATACAATCGCATATAAGTgattaattttctcaaaaacaataatgaaaataaacacaTTCATGACACAAAAATTCTTCATGTGA
This DNA window, taken from Vitis riparia cultivar Riparia Gloire de Montpellier isolate 1030 chromosome 13, EGFV_Vit.rip_1.0, whole genome shotgun sequence, encodes the following:
- the LOC117928218 gene encoding protein NRT1/ PTR FAMILY 5.4-like: MDNSQAPERIVNDHEETKLSAQQKPSKGGWRSAIFVIFVEVAERFSYYGVSGNLITYLTNVLGQPTPTAAKNVNIWSGVSMVSPILGAIVADSYLGRFKTIILSSIIYFMGVLLLTLSVSVASLRHHQSIFFLALYIISIGEGGHKPCVQAFAADQFNDDVPQEKAAKSSFFNWWYSGIVSGASVSLLFVVYVQDSISWGTAYAILAAAVAAALGLFLMGIPTYRRQEPLGSPFVQVAQVLVASVRKRRVDATHSDSRVCSEDWRVGGHGNGRSGFKTLARTTQFRILDKAMIVDNIDASSKTRNHWRLCPVNQVEEVKLLLRLVPIWLTSLMFTIVFAQLSTYFTKQGSTMIRSINGSRFQIPAASLQAINGITIVIFTVIYDRILVPVTRKITGRPSGITILQRMGIGHFILIFTMIIAGVMEAKRVRVARQHGLIDSPKSTVPMRVWWLLPQYISCGTSLVFTVVGMQELFYDQVPEGMRSMGAAAYISTVGVGSFLSSAVISIVQAISSRTGHQWLVDNLNRAHLYYFYWMLAGLSALNLCFFLWFAKGFEYKKIEWNDPNEKKISLNGYNNNGRR